In Fimbriiglobus ruber, a genomic segment contains:
- the obgE gene encoding GTPase ObgE produces the protein MFVDRVELFVKGGDGGRGMVSFRREKYVPRGGPDGGDGGDGGSVIVIADANADNLAPLLHKKHWRAKSGDPGGTSLCAGSDAGDLIILVPPGTTVRDRDRGNLLKDLVENGDTVVVGKGGKGGKGNKYYASATNRTPREFGPGEEGEERWITLELKVIADAGLVGFPNAGKSTLLSRLSRATPEIADYPFTTKTPNLGIVSLGGDAVFVLADLPGLIEGASQGVGLGHEFLRHVERTRVIIHLVEPFPMDESDPIANYHAIRKELSLYNIPMTEKPEVVCVSKAELTGSDEVRARLETDLCHEVFLVSSVTGQGLAQVVGKAAQLIAEMKEQERKAKEKTKRVEFPTESAVRTGPMPETESETLP, from the coding sequence ATGTTCGTCGATCGCGTCGAGTTGTTTGTCAAGGGCGGGGACGGCGGCCGCGGGATGGTCTCGTTCCGGCGGGAAAAGTACGTCCCCCGCGGCGGCCCGGACGGCGGGGACGGGGGCGACGGCGGGTCGGTCATCGTCATCGCGGACGCCAACGCGGACAACCTCGCACCACTCCTCCACAAGAAACACTGGCGGGCCAAGAGCGGCGACCCCGGCGGCACCAGCCTCTGCGCCGGGTCGGACGCCGGCGACCTGATCATCCTCGTTCCCCCCGGCACCACCGTCCGCGACCGGGACCGCGGGAACCTGCTCAAAGACCTCGTCGAAAACGGCGACACGGTCGTCGTCGGCAAGGGCGGCAAGGGCGGTAAGGGGAACAAGTATTACGCCTCCGCGACGAACCGCACGCCGCGGGAGTTCGGGCCGGGCGAAGAAGGCGAGGAACGGTGGATCACCCTGGAATTGAAGGTGATCGCCGACGCCGGGCTGGTCGGGTTCCCGAACGCGGGCAAGTCCACGCTGCTCAGCCGGCTCAGCCGGGCGACGCCCGAGATCGCCGACTACCCGTTCACCACCAAGACCCCGAACCTCGGCATCGTCAGCCTCGGCGGCGACGCCGTGTTCGTCCTGGCGGACCTGCCCGGGCTGATCGAGGGGGCGAGCCAGGGCGTCGGACTGGGGCACGAGTTCCTCCGGCACGTCGAGCGGACCCGCGTCATCATTCACCTCGTCGAGCCGTTCCCGATGGACGAATCGGACCCCATCGCCAACTACCACGCGATCCGCAAGGAACTCTCGCTTTACAACATCCCGATGACCGAAAAGCCCGAAGTCGTCTGCGTGAGCAAGGCAGAGCTGACCGGGTCGGACGAGGTACGGGCCCGGCTCGAAACCGATCTTTGCCACGAGGTTTTCCTGGTCTCGTCGGTCACGGGTCAGGGACTCGCCCAGGTGGTCGGGAAGGCCGCACAGTTGATCGCGGAAATGAAGGAGCAAGAGCGGAAGGCGAAAGAGAAAACCAAGCGGGTCGAGTTCCCGACCGAGTCGGCCGTGCGGACGGGACCGATGCCCGAGACCGAGTCGGAGACGCTTCCGTGA
- a CDS encoding Ig-like domain-containing protein, producing the protein MIFKTLELADLVYVFLGLHVRPKRGTSRRPARGPGPRLTFCPWGYELEDRSLPSSPASIATIEAYIADAQLPNGAIRGSVEPSALPPGNPPPSVSVYEVNSYYSALAVSGLLAAPPEGIDRFGVAQRYFNWFLANPTPQNYWYDINGNPYTSLPTTPPDAVDSYAATFLTAVWDYYKAGGPGSFFTAAVELQLEATADEITALQQSNGLTWADASSATGMVSDLEDNSEVFNGLEAIANIDIYIYNNQSESDIYSAAATSVKIGICKFLYNNNNIYDWSLNAPSTLTTWYPDTQAQVWPIINGVIDPTSAIATGVMNQVDAAVDGLSGLGWTARTDASAFDYAAVLTGKLPQASGSYAVVAQTPYPTQTPIPDIQPNDVGVTTTADSGFMLKALTPAANSDSATTTYGSPVSIDVTANDYDIATPSADLTVSLPTVALPGVIVLPTGGTATVQPNGSILYTPAAGFVGTDTFTYQVADSNGATSLGTVSVTVTPAVTTTAASPTSAPFSSSDQSVPLSATVTSGVGTVNEGTETFTLLNGATAIGTPVTVNVTAGTASANYLLPASTAPGSYTIEAVYNGSTHFLGASDTTHVLTVNNPPIPTVTGVSPASGSTAGGPWSTSPGPTWAGPRPSTSAGSRAPSRPTPRP; encoded by the coding sequence ATGATTTTCAAGACTCTCGAATTGGCCGACTTGGTTTATGTGTTCCTCGGCTTACACGTCCGGCCGAAGCGCGGGACCTCGCGGCGGCCGGCGCGGGGTCCGGGACCGCGTCTGACCTTCTGCCCTTGGGGGTACGAACTCGAAGACCGAAGCCTGCCGTCGTCGCCCGCGAGCATCGCGACGATCGAGGCGTACATCGCGGATGCCCAGCTGCCGAACGGGGCGATTCGCGGGAGCGTGGAACCATCTGCCCTTCCTCCCGGGAATCCACCCCCGTCCGTCTCCGTATACGAGGTCAACAGTTACTATTCTGCCTTGGCCGTGTCCGGACTCTTGGCTGCGCCCCCAGAGGGGATCGATCGATTCGGTGTGGCCCAGCGGTATTTCAATTGGTTTCTAGCTAACCCCACGCCCCAGAACTACTGGTACGACATCAACGGCAACCCGTATACAAGTTTGCCCACGACGCCGCCCGATGCCGTCGATTCGTACGCGGCCACGTTCCTGACGGCGGTCTGGGATTACTACAAAGCAGGAGGCCCCGGGTCGTTTTTTACCGCGGCAGTTGAACTGCAATTGGAAGCGACCGCGGACGAGATCACGGCCCTGCAACAATCGAACGGTCTTACGTGGGCCGATGCCTCTTCCGCGACGGGCATGGTGTCCGACCTGGAAGACAATTCGGAAGTTTTTAATGGCTTAGAGGCTATTGCAAATATTGATATATATATATATAATAATCAGTCCGAATCGGACATATACAGCGCTGCGGCAACATCTGTAAAAATTGGTATATGTAAATTTTTGTATAACAACAACAATATATACGACTGGTCTTTGAACGCGCCCTCCACCCTGACCACATGGTATCCCGACACGCAAGCTCAAGTCTGGCCGATTATTAATGGCGTAATCGACCCGACGTCGGCAATCGCGACCGGGGTCATGAATCAGGTCGATGCGGCCGTGGACGGGTTGAGTGGCTTGGGGTGGACGGCCAGAACCGACGCATCCGCTTTCGATTATGCCGCTGTGCTCACCGGGAAGCTGCCCCAAGCGAGCGGGTCGTACGCGGTTGTCGCTCAGACCCCATACCCGACCCAGACACCCATTCCGGACATTCAGCCGAACGATGTTGGCGTGACGACCACGGCCGATTCGGGCTTCATGCTGAAGGCGCTGACGCCGGCGGCCAACAGCGATTCGGCGACGACCACGTACGGCTCGCCCGTGTCGATCGATGTGACGGCGAACGATTACGACATCGCGACCCCGTCCGCGGATCTGACCGTCAGCTTACCCACCGTAGCCCTTCCCGGCGTGATCGTGTTGCCGACGGGGGGCACGGCCACGGTTCAACCCAACGGTTCGATTCTCTACACTCCCGCGGCCGGCTTCGTCGGGACCGACACCTTTACGTATCAGGTCGCGGACAGCAACGGTGCCACCTCTTTGGGCACGGTGAGCGTCACGGTGACGCCGGCAGTTACGACTACGGCGGCCTCCCCGACATCCGCCCCGTTCAGTTCCTCCGACCAATCGGTCCCCCTGAGTGCGACCGTGACGAGCGGGGTGGGGACGGTGAACGAGGGGACGGAAACGTTTACCCTCTTGAATGGGGCGACCGCAATCGGCACGCCGGTCACGGTCAATGTGACGGCCGGGACGGCTAGTGCAAACTACCTCCTTCCGGCATCCACCGCGCCCGGATCGTACACCATTGAAGCGGTCTACAACGGGTCGACGCATTTCCTCGGGGCTTCAGACACCACCCACGTATTAACGGTCAACAATCCGCCCATCCCGACGGTGACCGGGGTGAGCCCGGCGTCCGGGTCGACGGCCGGGGGACCGTGGTCGACATCACCGGGGCCGACCTGGGCGGGGCCACGGCCGTCGACTTCGGCGGGGTCCAGGGCACCGTCACGACCGACACCCCGACCCTGA
- a CDS encoding type IV pilus twitching motility protein PilT encodes MSTPNAPKAAVAAPVTAARPAAAAAAPAAAAPAPAPIPVPGGTAPNVSSAAELFPPLPPNPINDPNGGLKVNPPVPGEPAINQIFRTIMLHQASDLHLKSGMPGMMRLRGAIQRMATKVLSQDDLEKLIYPVLTEKSRKTLDEKGGADFAYVVGNDECRFRVNLFKQRGKLAMVARRVNTSIPSFEKLGLPPTIEKLCHYEQGMVILAGVTGSGKSTTIASMLDYINQHEALHILTIEDPIEFVFNDKMSVMNQREVYLDVHDWHLALKHAVRQDPDLILVGEMRDQETFEAGVHAAETGHVVFGTIHASSAASTVSRILDLFQPSMHHAVRQSLAFNMKAIVAQKLVPSIKPGVQRVPTNEIMIINPTIRDLILKSKDDKLGDAIKIGALEGMIDFTESLRQLVERGDIDKATALEFAPNPDQLKMAFKGIKFAAPGIL; translated from the coding sequence ATGTCTACCCCGAATGCCCCGAAAGCGGCTGTCGCCGCCCCGGTTACGGCTGCTCGCCCCGCTGCTGCGGCAGCCGCCCCGGCGGCCGCGGCGCCGGCACCAGCTCCAATCCCCGTGCCCGGCGGCACCGCGCCGAACGTGTCTTCGGCCGCCGAATTGTTCCCGCCGCTGCCGCCGAACCCGATCAACGATCCGAACGGCGGGTTGAAGGTTAACCCGCCCGTCCCCGGCGAGCCGGCGATCAACCAGATCTTCCGCACGATCATGCTCCACCAGGCGTCCGACTTGCACCTGAAGTCGGGCATGCCGGGGATGATGCGGCTGCGGGGGGCCATCCAGCGGATGGCGACCAAGGTTCTGAGCCAGGACGACCTGGAGAAGCTGATCTACCCGGTCCTCACCGAGAAGAGCCGCAAGACGCTCGACGAGAAGGGCGGGGCGGACTTCGCGTACGTGGTCGGGAACGACGAGTGCCGGTTCCGGGTGAACTTGTTCAAGCAGCGGGGCAAGCTGGCGATGGTCGCCCGCCGGGTGAACACGTCGATCCCGTCGTTCGAGAAGCTCGGCCTGCCGCCGACGATCGAAAAGCTGTGCCACTACGAGCAGGGCATGGTGATCCTGGCCGGCGTGACCGGGTCCGGGAAGTCGACCACGATCGCGTCCATGCTGGACTACATCAACCAGCACGAAGCGCTGCACATCCTGACCATCGAAGACCCGATCGAGTTCGTGTTCAACGACAAGATGTCGGTCATGAACCAACGGGAAGTGTACCTGGACGTCCACGACTGGCACCTCGCGCTCAAACACGCGGTCCGGCAGGACCCGGACCTCATCCTGGTCGGCGAAATGCGGGACCAGGAGACGTTCGAGGCCGGCGTCCACGCGGCCGAGACCGGGCACGTGGTGTTCGGGACGATTCACGCGTCGAGCGCCGCGAGCACGGTCAGCCGCATCCTCGACCTGTTCCAGCCGAGCATGCACCACGCCGTCCGCCAGAGCCTGGCGTTCAACATGAAGGCGATCGTCGCCCAGAAACTGGTCCCGTCGATCAAGCCCGGCGTCCAGCGGGTGCCGACGAACGAGATCATGATCATCAACCCGACGATCCGCGACCTGATCCTCAAGAGCAAGGACGACAAACTCGGCGACGCCATCAAGATCGGCGCGCTGGAGGGGATGATCGACTTCACCGAGAGCCTGCGCCAGCTCGTGGAACGAGGCGACATCGACAAAGCGACCGCGCTCGAGTTCGCCCCGAACCCGGATCAGCTCAAGATGGCGTTCAAGGGGATCAAGTTCGCCGCGCCGGGTATTCTGTAA
- a CDS encoding alpha/beta hydrolase — MLKVRRSVARWVAAVVVALMAAGSAPAAVLDAFTFGTHEQIERLNKHLSGQVLDFTNNHGVDRRLYSPALDSKRDLYVYLPPGYDGCRKFPVMLWLHGLGLDEKNFLYVVPVFDAAIRAGKLPPMVIASPDGSINGKPALASGGSFYLNSKAGNFEDYIMNDIWPFVTRNFAVRPERGAHVLAGVSMGGFGTYNLGFKHPDEFGLLGGIMPPLNMRYADCNGRYFANYDPACVSLRNTDRPGEVIGRFYLVVPIRSRHLLDPLVDSKTADPTAFVARENPIEMLSAYDIKPGRFEMFIGYGKRDEFNIDAQVESFVDEAKRRGIRPTVAVVPDGRHNMDAAVKIFNYMAGWINQRVAPYVPAGYDPTRYPPANTAPAGVLRRKHLFPLGARLPIVGTQTDESYPVPSPGSGDVIILP, encoded by the coding sequence TTGTTAAAAGTACGGCGATCGGTCGCGCGCTGGGTGGCCGCGGTAGTCGTCGCTTTGATGGCCGCCGGGTCCGCACCCGCGGCGGTCTTGGACGCGTTCACGTTCGGAACGCACGAACAAATCGAGCGGCTCAACAAGCACCTGTCCGGCCAGGTGCTGGACTTCACGAACAACCACGGCGTCGACCGCCGTCTGTACTCGCCGGCCCTCGACTCGAAGCGCGACCTCTACGTCTACCTGCCGCCCGGGTACGACGGGTGCCGCAAGTTCCCGGTCATGCTCTGGTTGCACGGCCTGGGGTTGGACGAGAAGAACTTCCTGTACGTCGTCCCGGTGTTCGACGCGGCGATCCGGGCCGGGAAATTGCCCCCGATGGTCATCGCGTCCCCGGACGGGAGTATCAACGGGAAGCCGGCGCTGGCGTCCGGCGGGAGCTTCTACCTCAACTCGAAGGCCGGGAATTTTGAAGACTACATCATGAACGACATCTGGCCGTTCGTGACCCGCAACTTCGCCGTCCGCCCGGAGCGGGGGGCGCACGTCCTGGCCGGCGTGTCGATGGGCGGGTTCGGCACGTACAACCTCGGGTTCAAGCACCCGGACGAGTTCGGCCTGCTCGGCGGGATCATGCCGCCGCTCAACATGCGGTACGCGGACTGCAACGGGCGGTACTTCGCGAACTACGACCCGGCGTGCGTTTCCCTCCGAAATACGGACCGGCCGGGCGAAGTGATCGGCCGGTTCTACTTGGTCGTCCCGATCCGCTCGCGGCACCTGTTGGACCCGCTCGTCGACTCCAAGACGGCCGACCCGACGGCGTTCGTGGCCCGGGAAAACCCCATCGAAATGCTGTCGGCCTACGACATCAAACCGGGCCGGTTCGAGATGTTCATCGGGTACGGCAAGCGGGACGAGTTCAACATCGACGCCCAGGTCGAGAGTTTCGTCGACGAGGCCAAGCGGCGGGGCATCCGGCCGACGGTGGCCGTCGTCCCGGACGGGCGGCACAACATGGACGCGGCCGTCAAGATCTTCAACTACATGGCCGGGTGGATCAACCAGCGGGTGGCGCCCTACGTTCCGGCGGGGTACGACCCGACCCGGTATCCGCCCGCCAACACCGCCCCCGCGGGCGTCCTCCGCCGCAAGCACCTGTTCCCACTCGGGGCCCGGTTGCCGATCGTCGGCACGCAAACCGACGAGTCATACCCCGTCCCATCCCCGGGATCGGGCGACGTGATTATACTGCCCTGA
- the hisF gene encoding imidazole glycerol phosphate synthase subunit HisF, which yields MLTKRIIPCLDVDRGRVVKGIHFVGLRDAGDPVEVARRYQAQGADELVFLDISATHEGRAIMLDVVRTVAEQIFMPFTVGGGIRTLDDATRLIQAGAEKVSLNSAAVQTPALIAEVSRKFGRCATVVNIDPRRVRKPRPGGPTSGAGADDEWWEVHVSGGRTPTGLEAVAWAREVERLGAGEIVLTSMDADGTKAGYDLPMLRAVSRAVNIPVVASGGAGEPEHLRQAFEAGADAALAASIFHYDEYTVPETKAYLARHGVAVRQVAVRPPAGPVSAA from the coding sequence ATGTTGACCAAGCGCATTATCCCGTGCCTCGATGTGGATCGCGGGCGAGTCGTTAAGGGTATCCACTTCGTCGGACTCCGGGACGCCGGCGACCCGGTCGAGGTCGCCCGCCGGTACCAGGCCCAGGGGGCCGACGAACTGGTCTTCCTCGACATCTCGGCCACCCACGAGGGCCGGGCCATTATGCTCGACGTCGTCCGCACGGTCGCCGAGCAGATCTTCATGCCGTTCACCGTCGGCGGCGGCATCCGCACCCTCGACGACGCCACCCGCCTGATTCAGGCGGGGGCCGAAAAGGTCAGCCTGAACTCGGCCGCCGTCCAGACACCCGCACTCATCGCCGAAGTGTCCCGCAAGTTCGGCCGCTGCGCCACGGTCGTGAACATCGACCCCCGCCGCGTGCGTAAGCCGCGGCCCGGCGGCCCGACGAGCGGGGCTGGTGCGGACGACGAGTGGTGGGAAGTTCACGTCAGCGGCGGCCGCACGCCGACGGGACTGGAGGCGGTCGCGTGGGCGCGGGAGGTCGAGCGGCTCGGGGCCGGGGAGATCGTTCTCACGTCGATGGACGCGGACGGGACCAAAGCCGGATACGACCTACCGATGCTCCGGGCGGTGTCCCGGGCGGTGAACATCCCGGTCGTCGCCAGCGGCGGGGCCGGGGAGCCGGAACACCTCCGGCAGGCGTTCGAAGCCGGGGCCGACGCCGCCCTGGCCGCCAGCATCTTCCACTACGACGAGTACACCGTCCCCGAAACGAAGGCGTACCTCGCCCGGCACGGGGTGGCCGTCCGCCAGGTCGCGGTCCGCCCGCCGGCCGGTCCGGTGTCGGCCGCCTGA
- a CDS encoding GTPase, whose protein sequence is MTTRVAQLTPAGTGAIATLAVVGPRAWAVVRGRFRPAGGKPLPEAPSLHQFWFGTLGDGAGDEVVVAVKQVEPEPRVEVHCHGGRQVVRWLTDQLVKDGCVEARWQELLELAGPFDARAVEPLTRAPTVRTASILLDQYHGAFTRAVVSILATLDRGDVAGATAGLVELHQHGSVGRHHVEPWKVVIAGPPNVGKSSLINALAGYQRSVVSPVAGTTRDIVTTVVALDGWPVELTDTAGLRATADELEAEGVERARRAFADADFVVWVMDATDPNPVRPGPADGSPLLILNKTDLPTACALSEGETPLPVSATTGAGIAELAAAIVRSLVPEPPAPGAAVPFTPWLADQMELAVTAAASGKIDTVRTILSPCLPQTS, encoded by the coding sequence ATGACCACCCGCGTCGCGCAACTCACGCCCGCCGGCACCGGGGCGATCGCCACGCTCGCCGTGGTCGGGCCGCGCGCGTGGGCCGTCGTCCGCGGGCGGTTTCGACCGGCCGGGGGGAAGCCGCTGCCGGAGGCTCCTTCCCTTCACCAGTTCTGGTTCGGCACGCTCGGCGACGGCGCGGGCGATGAGGTCGTCGTCGCGGTGAAACAGGTCGAGCCGGAACCTCGGGTCGAAGTCCATTGCCACGGCGGCCGGCAGGTTGTCCGGTGGCTGACCGATCAGCTCGTGAAGGACGGCTGCGTCGAGGCCCGGTGGCAGGAGTTGCTGGAACTCGCCGGGCCGTTCGACGCACGGGCGGTCGAGCCGTTGACCCGCGCCCCGACGGTCCGCACCGCCTCGATTCTTTTGGACCAGTATCACGGGGCGTTCACTCGGGCGGTCGTCAGCATCCTCGCTACGCTCGACCGCGGGGACGTCGCCGGCGCAACCGCGGGGTTGGTCGAACTTCACCAACACGGGTCGGTCGGCCGGCACCATGTTGAACCGTGGAAGGTGGTCATCGCCGGGCCGCCGAACGTCGGGAAAAGCAGCCTGATCAACGCCCTCGCCGGCTACCAGCGGAGCGTCGTCTCGCCGGTCGCGGGGACGACCCGGGATATCGTCACAACCGTCGTCGCCCTCGACGGCTGGCCCGTCGAACTCACCGACACGGCCGGTCTTCGCGCGACCGCGGACGAGTTGGAAGCCGAAGGCGTCGAGCGGGCCCGGCGGGCGTTCGCGGACGCGGACTTCGTTGTCTGGGTGATGGACGCGACCGACCCGAACCCCGTCCGCCCGGGACCGGCAGACGGGTCGCCGCTGCTCATTTTGAACAAGACCGATTTGCCCACTGCGTGCGCACTCAGCGAAGGCGAAACGCCCCTGCCCGTCTCTGCCACGACCGGAGCGGGGATCGCGGAGTTGGCGGCCGCGATCGTCCGTAGTCTCGTGCCCGAACCTCCGGCACCCGGCGCCGCCGTTCCATTCACGCCCTGGCTGGCGGACCAGATGGAACTCGCCGTAACCGCCGCTGCATCTGGCAAGATTGATACAGTCCGCACAATCCTTTCACCCTGTCTGCCCCAAACGTCCTGA
- a CDS encoding type III pantothenate kinase, whose protein sequence is MTPDVVVDVGNSRIKWGWCRDGRVAEMAAFVHDDPVGWKRQLPLWNLTPSARWAVAGVVPAEVRRLCDWLSSRGFEPQLITNELFFDDDWDEELDGPRSLGFVTRVDEPARIGTDRLLNALAARDRAPDTCSAVALSVGTAITLDFVEPDGTHVGGAILPGPRLMAKSLRDYTAKLPEIAINPVLPTAVWGANTEDAIALGIANAVLGAADQMIWDWAARCAKPPWVFATGGDVGYFRGFVFTADLGGFVIDPHLTLDGIRLAARALP, encoded by the coding sequence GTGACGCCCGACGTGGTCGTGGATGTCGGGAACAGCCGGATCAAATGGGGCTGGTGCCGCGACGGCCGGGTGGCCGAGATGGCGGCGTTCGTACACGACGACCCGGTCGGGTGGAAGCGCCAGCTCCCGCTCTGGAACCTGACGCCGTCCGCGCGGTGGGCCGTCGCGGGCGTCGTGCCGGCCGAGGTCCGCCGGCTCTGTGACTGGCTGAGTTCGCGCGGGTTCGAGCCCCAGTTGATTACGAACGAGTTGTTCTTCGACGACGATTGGGACGAAGAGCTGGACGGGCCGAGATCCCTCGGGTTCGTCACCCGCGTCGACGAACCAGCCCGCATCGGCACCGACCGCCTACTGAATGCCCTGGCCGCCCGCGATCGCGCCCCAGACACCTGCTCGGCCGTCGCGTTGAGCGTCGGGACGGCGATCACCCTCGACTTCGTCGAACCCGACGGCACCCACGTCGGCGGCGCCATCTTGCCCGGCCCCCGTCTTATGGCCAAGTCGCTCCGCGATTACACGGCCAAGCTGCCCGAAATCGCCATCAACCCGGTTCTTCCGACGGCCGTCTGGGGCGCGAACACGGAGGACGCCATTGCCCTCGGTATCGCCAACGCCGTCCTCGGGGCGGCCGACCAAATGATCTGGGACTGGGCCGCCCGGTGCGCCAAACCGCCGTGGGTGTTCGCCACCGGGGGCGACGTGGGGTATTTCCGCGGCTTCGTGTTCACGGCCGATCTGGGCGGGTTCGTGATCGACCCTCACCTCACACTTGACGGCATCCGCCTCGCCGCAAGGGCTCTCCCATGA
- a CDS encoding fumarylacetoacetate hydrolase family protein yields the protein MRFAKVRRGANDVGVVRVDDQNRAFALDLASRAGVGSLADLLASPDPAALAIELTAPGTPAEALDTLALLPPVDRQEIWAAGVTYKRSKVAREEESVGAAQFYDKVYSAARPELFMKATPERTTGPGGPIRVRRDSKWSVPEPELTLVVSPDLRIVGYTVGNDVSSRDIEGENPLYLPQAKIYHGSCAVGPVVTLASAMPPLADVTIRLVIRRGGKVGFEGETSVSSLNRTVESLVEWLGRENHFPTGVLLMTGTGIVPPDEFTLSSGDVVDITISGIGTLSNPVA from the coding sequence ATGCGGTTCGCGAAAGTGCGGCGCGGGGCGAACGACGTCGGCGTGGTCCGGGTCGACGACCAGAATCGGGCGTTCGCCCTCGACCTCGCCAGTCGGGCGGGCGTCGGCAGTCTCGCGGACTTGCTCGCGTCCCCCGACCCGGCCGCCCTCGCCATCGAGCTGACCGCCCCCGGCACCCCGGCCGAAGCGCTGGACACGCTCGCGCTGCTTCCGCCGGTCGACCGCCAGGAGATCTGGGCCGCGGGTGTCACGTACAAGCGGAGCAAGGTCGCGAGAGAAGAGGAGTCGGTCGGTGCCGCGCAGTTTTACGACAAGGTTTACTCGGCCGCCCGCCCCGAACTGTTCATGAAGGCGACGCCGGAACGGACGACCGGGCCGGGCGGTCCCATCCGCGTCCGCCGCGACAGCAAGTGGAGCGTACCCGAACCGGAACTGACGCTGGTCGTCTCGCCCGACCTACGGATCGTCGGGTACACGGTCGGAAATGACGTGAGTTCGCGAGACATCGAGGGCGAAAACCCCCTCTACCTGCCGCAAGCGAAGATTTACCACGGCTCCTGCGCCGTCGGCCCTGTGGTCACGCTCGCCTCGGCCATGCCGCCACTAGCGGACGTGACCATCCGGCTCGTGATCCGCCGCGGCGGCAAGGTCGGGTTCGAGGGCGAGACGTCGGTCTCGTCGCTGAACCGGACGGTCGAGAGCCTGGTCGAGTGGCTGGGCCGGGAGAATCACTTCCCAACCGGCGTGCTGCTCATGACGGGCACCGGGATCGTGCCTCCGGACGAATTCACCCTCTCGTCCGGCGACGTGGTCGACATCACCATTTCCGGCATCGGCACGCTCTCGAACCCGGTCGCGTAA